The following nucleotide sequence is from uncultured Draconibacterium sp..
GGTGCCCTGAAGTTATTTCCTTTCAGGTTGTAGAAATAGTTATTTACCACCCAGTGCCCGGTATTTACAATACGAATACCGCCAATATTTTCGGAATTATCGTCGCCAATAAAATAGTTACCGTCAATCCAGCAGTAATTGCCGTGGCGCATTACCAAAGATCCCTCGCATTTGTAGAATACATTATTTCTGAACTCGTTGTAATTGGTTTTACTTGAGATTACTTCAACCTCACCATTACATCTGTCGAATAAATTATCGGCAACCAATGTATTACTTGGCGACATTGAGGTTCCGCTGTCTCCAATTTGCAGAGTCTCTCCGTGTGGGCCTCCTTTACGTGGACGTGGCCCAAAGTGGTTATTAATAATGCGGTGATGATTTCTTATACTTTCGTTTCCCTTTAAGAATACACGAACCGTTGGCCCCGAATTTGATTTACCGATAATGTTACAATTACTCAACTCGTTCTGTCTTCCCCAAAACTCAACCCAATGATCGGGCCTGTCGCGCTGAAGCTGGTTAAAATTGTCGATCACGCAGTTTGTAAAAACACAATTATTAGCCACTTTATTGTTCAAGCGGAACTCCACTACGGCATTGTTTGGGGTAAAACCATTTCTGAAATACAGATCGCGAACCACCCAAAAGTCTCCACCATATTTAAGCGACGACTGTCCTTCAATATAAACTTCACCGGGAGTTTCTGCCCTAAGCACTATCGGATTTTCTTTTGTTCCGTTACCGGCTAGCTCAATTGTTACATCTTCCCAGATTCCGTTTGCAAGAACAATCTCGTCTCCTGCTTGCACCTCTTCAATGGCCTGTTTTAGTTCATTTTTATCCTGAACCTGTACTGTATTAACTTCTACTTGAGTTGTACACGCAAAAAGGATAAAACCCAGTAGAATAGGAATTAGTTTTGTTGTATGCATCATATTTTCTTTTTGTATCAATTTTATTCTTCTATCATTCAATTTACCTTCGAAGTGCTCCGGAGGTGTCTCCTTCCATTAAACTAAGCACGTTTTCCAGGGATACCATATTTACGTCACCGGGAACAGTATGTTTTAGTGCACAAGCAGCTGAAGCAAAGTTCAAGGCTTCAACATCATCATAATGCATTAATCCGTAGATCAGACCAGATGCAAAGGCATCGCCGGTACCAACGCGATCAATAACGTGGGTAATGTCTAATATTTCAGTTTTAATATATTCCTTCCCGTTCCACATCTTACCTTGTATTTGCTGGTGAGAAGCACTTACTGATTCCCTGTTTTTCCCAACCACTTTTTTAATCCTCGGGAAAGTTTCCATCAAAGCTTTAGCCGAAACCCGAAATTTTCCTCCCGGAGTACCGAGTCCGAACATTTCATGAATTTCGGTGCTGCTGGTTATTACTATGTCACAATTTTGTACCAGCTCGGGCATTACTTCGTGCATGGTTTTACCATACTTCCACATATTTTTGCGCGAATTTATATCTCCAGAGACCGTGACACCCATCTTGTTCGCGGTTTTAATTGCATCGAGACAACACATTGCAGTACCTTCAGAAATTGCGGGCGTAATACCTGTCCAATGAAACCAATCGGCATCCTTCAGAACATCTTCCCAATCTATCATCGACGGCTCAATTAAAGAGAAAGCCGAACCTTCGCGTTCGTAAATCACTTCGCTGGGCCGGTGTACTGCCCCTTTTTCCAGAAAATACATGCCCATTTTATCACCGCCATAAAAAACATGTTCGGTGCTTAGCCAATGCTGGCGAAGAAATTGAGTTGCAGCTTTCCCAAGGGCATTATCGGGGAAACGTGTTACGTGAGCCGCTTTCATTCCAAGATAGGCACAAGAAATTGCCACATTTGCTTCGCCACCTCCATATACAAGTTCGAAAGACGTAGCTTGCGAAAACTTTGAATAGCCCGGAGGTGATAACCGCATCATTACTTCGCCAAATGTTATTAGTTTTTTTGTCATTCTATATGTTCAAATAGATTCGTTGTAAAACCTTACAGATATCTCGGAACCTCCAGGTTTTGATCTAATCATTTTTAGTGAAATAGCCTTGATTTGACACAGCTTCATCACTTACAGTTATACTTGCTGTTTTAAACCAAACTTCAGCATAGTTGCCAGTTTCATACTGTTTTTGAATATCGCCACCAAACGTTTCAGCACCCGAACACCAGTTTTTATTTACCTCGGGAGATAATCCATTGGTTTGATTGTAACAACCCAGTTTAAAGAAACAACCTTCACCAGCATAGGCATTTTCACGTTCTACTCCATCCTGACCAATTGGTACAAACAGATTTTGAGTTTGCTCAGGAATATCAGCCGTTTTTATATATTCTGATTTTATTAAGTTTTTTGTAAAAGTTTTGGGTTCATGCCCTTCGCTGGTAAAAGTTAAGTACATCATACCATCTTTCACCTTTATTTCGTAACTAAATTCTTCACCCAAAGCAATACCATCCTCAGATTCTTCCGGGAAGGTATTTACTTCACTACCAACAACAGAGAAGTCGTAGCCCCAAACAGCGGTTGAATAATCCCATCGTCCGGCATTATCATCACCTGCAGTATTAATTTCATAATGCCAAAAGACCGAACCTTTGGAATGACCAGGGAATTTTTTGTAAAAGATTTTAAGCGGTTCGTTCTCATGCCCATCGGCACTATGAATTTGTCCCACAACAACGGCATACGAAGCAGCAACTCTGGCATCACCGGTCGCCGATACATTCATTACTTTAAGTGTGGCTGTTAACTTATCATCAGCAGTTGCAGGATACCATTTTTTTAATTGGGCCAACTCGGTTCTTGTATTGTTCGAAGTTCCGTGTGTATCTCCGGCATTAGGTGATTTAAAGACTACCCAATTGCCTTGCTCGTCGTTAGCCGTATAAAAGTAATCTTTGTGCTCATAGTCAATTGCCTGACCGACATTTGATCCATCACCCAAAATTAAATTCCAATGCTCGAAAAATGGAATAACCTCACTGGCATATATAGTCTCTTCAGCTTCCTTTTTTTTGGATTCTTTAGCGGTATTTGAACAGCTATTTACTAGTACGACAAAACCTATTATTAGAATAGATTGATAGATTGGTATAGTTTTTTTGACTTTCATTTTTCTATTTTTTCAACCGGTTGATGATTTCCAGAACCTCGGTACATTTATCCGTAATGTAGCCGTAGTTCTTTTCTGCCAATACCTCTTTTGGGAAAAGTTGCGATCCCATTCCTACACAAGTAACTCCAGCGTTAAACCATCCTTTTAAATTCTCTTCTGTTGGAGAAACACCTCCGGTTGGCATAATACTGGCCCAAGGCATTGGTCCTTTCACGGCTTTTACAAAGCTTGGTCCGCCCACCTGAGAACCTGGGAATATTTTTACAACCTCGGCTCCCAGCTCGTGTGCCTGGCCAATCTCGGTAACCGAACCACAACCCGGACTCCAGGCAATTTTGCGCTTGTTACAGACTTTTGCTGTGGCTTCATCAATTAAAGGAGCCACAACAAAGTTGGTCCCCAAAGCAATGTACATGGCTGCTGTGGCTTCGTCTACAATCGAACCTACCCCCATAATCATCTCCGGGCAATGTTCAATACTCCATTTATTTAATTCTGCAAAAAGCAGTGTGGCAAAATCGCCGCGATTAGTGAACTCGAATACTCGCGCTCCACCATCGTAACAGGCTTTTACAACAGCCTTACATACTTCTATATCCTGATGATAAAACACCGGAACCATGCCGGTTTCTTTCATCTTTAATGCTACTTCTATTCTTGAAAATCTTGCCATTTCTTAACTATTTACATGATTAATAATTTGATATTTTAGGCCGAATAGACCCCGCCATTAATATCGAGTGTTTCACCGGTAATAAATCCGTCGTATTCCGAAGCGAGAAAAACGACTGCACGCGCCACATCATCAGGATTACCTGCGCGCTGCAACGGAATAGATTCGATGGTTTTCATTGCAGACTCATTTGTTGTATGTGTTGCGTGAAAAGTTGTTCCCTGGATAAATCCAGGAGCAACTGAATTTACCCTGATATTTTGCGCTGCCAGTTCTTTAGCCAGTGATCGGCTCCAGGTTAAAACGGCTCCTTTACACATTGAATATACCAACGAACCGGCATGGCCTCCAACACGCCCTGCTAAAGAAGAAACATTTACAATACTCGATCCATCGGTCTGATTCAGATGTGGAATCATTTCTTTTGTCACCAACATCATTGTTGTTAGATTAATATCAATCAGCTTTTGCCAATAATCCAATTCAATATCGCCAACAAAACTTCGCTTTACAAGTGAACCTGAGTTATTTATCAGAATATCAAAAGAGCCCATTGCTACAACAGCTTCACTCACGCATTTTCGAACTTCCTG
It contains:
- a CDS encoding sugar kinase yields the protein MTKKLITFGEVMMRLSPPGYSKFSQATSFELVYGGGEANVAISCAYLGMKAAHVTRFPDNALGKAATQFLRQHWLSTEHVFYGGDKMGMYFLEKGAVHRPSEVIYEREGSAFSLIEPSMIDWEDVLKDADWFHWTGITPAISEGTAMCCLDAIKTANKMGVTVSGDINSRKNMWKYGKTMHEVMPELVQNCDIVITSSTEIHEMFGLGTPGGKFRVSAKALMETFPRIKKVVGKNRESVSASHQQIQGKMWNGKEYIKTEILDITHVIDRVGTGDAFASGLIYGLMHYDDVEALNFASAACALKHTVPGDVNMVSLENVLSLMEGDTSGALRR
- a CDS encoding polysaccharide lyase family 7 protein, translated to MKVKKTIPIYQSILIIGFVVLVNSCSNTAKESKKKEAEETIYASEVIPFFEHWNLILGDGSNVGQAIDYEHKDYFYTANDEQGNWVVFKSPNAGDTHGTSNNTRTELAQLKKWYPATADDKLTATLKVMNVSATGDARVAASYAVVVGQIHSADGHENEPLKIFYKKFPGHSKGSVFWHYEINTAGDDNAGRWDYSTAVWGYDFSVVGSEVNTFPEESEDGIALGEEFSYEIKVKDGMMYLTFTSEGHEPKTFTKNLIKSEYIKTADIPEQTQNLFVPIGQDGVERENAYAGEGCFFKLGCYNQTNGLSPEVNKNWCSGAETFGGDIQKQYETGNYAEVWFKTASITVSDEAVSNQGYFTKND
- a CDS encoding bifunctional 4-hydroxy-2-oxoglutarate aldolase/2-dehydro-3-deoxy-phosphogluconate aldolase; translation: MARFSRIEVALKMKETGMVPVFYHQDIEVCKAVVKACYDGGARVFEFTNRGDFATLLFAELNKWSIEHCPEMIMGVGSIVDEATAAMYIALGTNFVVAPLIDEATAKVCNKRKIAWSPGCGSVTEIGQAHELGAEVVKIFPGSQVGGPSFVKAVKGPMPWASIMPTGGVSPTEENLKGWFNAGVTCVGMGSQLFPKEVLAEKNYGYITDKCTEVLEIINRLKK
- a CDS encoding SDR family oxidoreductase, coding for MNKLKGKNAFITGCSQGIGAAISKTLIEEGCNVCMHYFSSNEEPMRLKKIAEENNQKAICLQADLTKEQEVRKCVSEAVVAMGSFDILINNSGSLVKRSFVGDIELDYWQKLIDINLTTMMLVTKEMIPHLNQTDGSSIVNVSSLAGRVGGHAGSLVYSMCKGAVLTWSRSLAKELAAQNIRVNSVAPGFIQGTTFHATHTTNESAMKTIESIPLQRAGNPDDVARAVVFLASEYDGFITGETLDINGGVYSA